Proteins co-encoded in one Sulfuricaulis limicola genomic window:
- the truA gene encoding tRNA pseudouridine(38-40) synthase TruA, which translates to MRIAAILEYDGSAFSGWQRQEQARSVQAAVEAALSKVADQPIHVTVAGRTDAGVHALAQALHFDTSAMRSEYSWVRGTNTHLPPDVALLWAAPVDEGFHARYSATGRHYHYIILNRPVRPTYLARRVTHEYRLLDVAPMQAAAKHLIGEHDFTSFRAIECQAKSPVRVLRALEVQRHGEFVHIRAHANAFLHHMVRNLAGVLMTIGAGEREPGWAREVLEARDRRAGGVTASPDGLYLASVTYPAAAGIPDLARGMAFPDMN; encoded by the coding sequence ATGCGTATCGCCGCGATTCTCGAATACGACGGTTCGGCCTTCTCCGGCTGGCAACGGCAGGAGCAGGCGCGTTCGGTGCAGGCCGCCGTCGAAGCGGCCTTGTCCAAAGTAGCGGACCAGCCGATTCACGTGACGGTGGCCGGGCGCACCGACGCCGGCGTGCACGCGCTGGCGCAGGCGCTGCACTTCGACACCAGCGCCATGCGCAGCGAATATTCCTGGGTGCGCGGCACCAACACGCACCTGCCGCCGGACGTGGCGCTGCTGTGGGCTGCGCCGGTGGACGAGGGCTTCCACGCGCGTTATTCCGCCACCGGCCGGCATTATCATTACATCATATTGAATCGCCCGGTCCGGCCGACGTATCTGGCACGGCGCGTCACGCATGAGTACCGCCTGCTCGACGTGGCGCCCATGCAGGCGGCGGCGAAACACCTGATCGGCGAACACGATTTCACGTCGTTCCGCGCTATCGAGTGCCAGGCCAAAAGCCCGGTGCGCGTTTTACGCGCACTCGAGGTGCAGCGCCACGGCGAGTTCGTGCACATCCGTGCCCATGCCAACGCCTTCCTGCACCACATGGTGCGCAACCTGGCGGGTGTGCTCATGACCATCGGCGCCGGCGAGCGTGAACCGGGCTGGGCCAGGGAAGTGCTCGAGGCCCGTGACCGCCGGGCCGGCGGCGTTACCGCATCGCCCGACGGTCTTTATCTGGCATCGGTCACGTATCCGGCCGCGGCCGGCATCCCTGATCTGGCCCGGGGGATGGCATTTCCGGATATGAATTGA
- a CDS encoding Rieske 2Fe-2S domain-containing protein, with amino-acid sequence MDAFAGRQQESRMMDKKSWHDLGAAGNFRKAPVTEVSAGNTKLAITWQDGKFGAVSGICNHAGGPLGQGHLDGEYVVCPWHHWKFHCRTGLGEPGYEEDAVPSHAVKEEGGHLFVQLEPQTPRRKKPHPPHPLERPIRRQEGPIRVAGISATTMDRDHPRYSTSEALLQVALDHATTELQCETRLIRLDELRFRHCEGYYSKSARACTWPCSITQMDPEDQMDQVYEALVHWADVVLLATPIRWGASGSLHYKMAERLNCVQNQITIRDRVLIQNKVAGFIIMGGQDNVQDVAGHLLGFYSELGFQFPQFPYIAHSRGWSAEDMERNVQHVQHSEELRRGARELVHRSVDFARLMLQHVGAVEKTERGGRKAHRLDIET; translated from the coding sequence ATGGACGCCTTCGCCGGGCGACAGCAGGAGAGCAGGATGATGGACAAGAAATCATGGCACGATCTCGGCGCCGCCGGGAACTTCCGGAAAGCACCGGTCACGGAAGTCAGCGCGGGAAATACCAAACTCGCGATTACCTGGCAGGACGGAAAATTCGGCGCGGTCTCCGGCATCTGCAATCACGCCGGCGGCCCGCTGGGACAGGGCCATCTGGATGGCGAGTACGTCGTGTGTCCCTGGCATCACTGGAAATTCCACTGCCGCACCGGATTGGGTGAACCCGGCTACGAGGAAGACGCCGTGCCCAGCCATGCCGTGAAGGAAGAGGGCGGTCATCTCTTTGTGCAACTCGAACCGCAGACGCCGCGCCGCAAGAAGCCGCATCCGCCGCATCCGCTCGAACGCCCGATCCGGCGCCAGGAAGGACCGATACGCGTGGCCGGCATTTCCGCGACGACCATGGACCGCGACCACCCGCGCTATTCCACTTCCGAGGCGCTGTTGCAGGTGGCGCTCGATCATGCCACCACCGAACTCCAGTGCGAGACACGCTTGATCCGGCTGGATGAGCTGCGTTTCCGCCATTGCGAGGGTTATTACTCCAAGAGCGCGCGCGCCTGCACCTGGCCGTGTTCCATCACGCAGATGGACCCGGAAGACCAGATGGATCAGGTGTACGAAGCACTGGTGCACTGGGCCGACGTGGTGCTGCTGGCCACGCCGATACGCTGGGGCGCCTCGGGCTCGCTGCATTACAAGATGGCCGAACGGCTTAACTGCGTGCAGAACCAGATCACCATCAGGGATCGCGTATTGATTCAAAACAAGGTCGCCGGATTCATCATTATGGGCGGACAGGACAACGTGCAGGACGTGGCCGGACACCTGCTCGGATTTTATTCCGAGCTGGGTTTCCAGTTCCCCCAGTTTCCCTACATCGCGCATTCGCGCGGCTGGTCGGCGGAGGACATGGAACGCAATGTGCAGCATGTGCAGCACAGCGAGGAATTGCGCCGCGGCGCGCGCGAGCTGGTTCACCGCAGCGTGGATTTTGCCCGCCTGATGCTGCAGCACGTTGGCGCGGTCGAGAAGACCGAGCGCGGCGGTCGCAAGGCCCACCGGCTGGATATCGAGACCTGA
- a CDS encoding phosphoribosylanthranilate isomerase — MRTRVKICGITRIEDATAAARAGADAIGFVFEPKSPRYVKPEQAQTIMRALPPFVTVVGLFVNAAPDTVETVLNRVSLDLLQFHGNETPEQCRRYHRPYIKAIHMRPDVNLHDQAHRYADAEGLLLDTAALNVAGGSGQTFDWSLVPADLGKPVILAGGLTPENVAEAVRKLRPFAVDVSSGVESGKGIKDAQKISAFIEAVRNA; from the coding sequence ATGCGCACGCGCGTCAAAATCTGCGGCATCACCCGCATCGAGGATGCCACGGCCGCGGCGCGCGCCGGGGCCGATGCCATTGGTTTCGTGTTTGAGCCGAAAAGCCCGCGTTACGTGAAGCCGGAGCAGGCGCAGACGATCATGCGCGCCTTGCCGCCGTTCGTCACCGTGGTGGGCCTGTTCGTGAATGCCGCGCCCGATACCGTGGAAACCGTGCTCAACCGCGTATCGCTCGATCTGTTACAATTTCACGGCAACGAGACCCCGGAACAGTGCCGCCGTTATCACCGGCCCTACATCAAAGCCATTCACATGCGACCCGACGTCAATCTGCATGACCAGGCGCATCGATACGCCGATGCCGAAGGCCTGCTGCTCGACACGGCGGCGTTGAATGTCGCCGGCGGTTCCGGCCAGACTTTCGACTGGAGTCTGGTTCCGGCCGATCTGGGCAAGCCGGTGATTCTGGCCGGCGGCCTGACGCCGGAGAACGTCGCCGAGGCGGTGCGCAAGCTGCGTCCCTTCGCCGTGGATGTTTCCAGCGGGGTGGAGAGTGGCAAGGGCATCAAGGACGCGCAGAAAATTTCCGCTTTCATCGAGGCAGTACGAAACGCATGA
- the trpB gene encoding tryptophan synthase subunit beta codes for MSAYDLPDKRGHFGAYGGIFVSETLMQPLKELREAYERLRDDKDFQKEFDDDLRQYVGRPSPLYLAKRLTENWGGAKIYLKREDLNHTGAHKINNTIGQALLARHMGKKRVIAETGAGQHGVATATVAARFGMQCVVYMGSEDIKRQAINVFRMKLLGAEVVPVESGSKTLKDALNEAMRDWVTNVENTFYIIGTVAGPHPYPMLVRDFQSVIGRETRTQIKAQEKRLPDALVACVGGGSNAIGLFYPFIKDKDVAMYGVEAAGEGVATGHHAATLCAGRPGVLHGNRTYLLESEDGQITETHSISAGLDYPGVGPEHAYLKDSGRAQYVSITDKEALEAFHELTRTEGIMPALESSHALAYAKKLAPELGKDKIIVVNLSGRGDKDIHTVANLEGIKI; via the coding sequence ATGAGCGCCTACGATCTCCCCGACAAACGCGGCCATTTCGGCGCTTACGGCGGCATTTTCGTTTCCGAAACCCTGATGCAGCCGCTCAAGGAACTGCGCGAGGCCTATGAGCGCCTGCGCGACGACAAGGACTTCCAGAAGGAATTCGACGACGACCTGCGCCAGTACGTCGGACGCCCCAGCCCGCTGTACCTGGCGAAACGCCTGACCGAAAACTGGGGCGGGGCGAAGATTTACCTCAAGCGCGAGGACCTGAACCACACCGGCGCACACAAGATCAACAACACCATCGGCCAGGCGCTGCTGGCACGCCACATGGGCAAGAAGCGCGTGATCGCCGAGACCGGCGCCGGTCAGCATGGCGTGGCCACCGCCACGGTCGCGGCGCGCTTCGGCATGCAGTGCGTGGTGTACATGGGTTCCGAGGACATCAAGCGCCAGGCGATCAATGTGTTTCGCATGAAGCTGCTCGGCGCCGAGGTGGTGCCGGTCGAGTCCGGCTCGAAGACGCTGAAGGACGCGCTCAACGAGGCCATGCGCGACTGGGTGACCAACGTCGAGAACACCTTTTACATCATCGGCACCGTCGCTGGCCCGCATCCCTACCCGATGCTGGTGCGCGATTTCCAGAGCGTGATCGGGCGCGAGACGCGCACCCAGATCAAGGCGCAGGAAAAGCGCCTGCCGGACGCGCTCGTCGCCTGTGTCGGCGGCGGCTCCAACGCCATCGGCCTGTTCTATCCCTTCATCAAGGACAAGGACGTGGCGATGTATGGAGTCGAAGCAGCAGGCGAGGGTGTGGCGACCGGGCACCATGCGGCGACCCTGTGCGCCGGACGGCCCGGCGTGCTGCACGGCAACCGCACCTATTTATTGGAATCCGAGGACGGCCAGATCACCGAGACCCATTCCATCTCCGCCGGACTCGATTACCCGGGCGTGGGCCCGGAGCATGCGTATCTGAAGGATTCCGGCCGCGCACAATATGTTTCCATCACCGACAAAGAGGCGCTCGAAGCTTTCCATGAGCTGACCCGCACCGAGGGTATTATGCCGGCGCTGGAATCCAGCCACGCGCTGGCTTACGCCAAAAAACTTGCGCCGGAACTCGGGAAAGACAAGATCATCGTGGTCAATCTCTCCGGCCGTGGCGACAAGGACATCCACACGGTCGCGAACCTGGAAGGAATCAAGATCTGA
- the trpA gene encoding tryptophan synthase subunit alpha — translation MSRIAQKFEALKQDGRRALIPYITAGDPAPWVTVPLMHALVKSGADVLELGVPFSDPMADGPVIQRAAERALKHHVSLAQVLALVREFRDKDNLTPVVLMGYLNPIEAMGYTRFATEAADAGVDGVLTVDLPPEEAEALQSALKPRHLDTIFLLSPTSPAERIRLIARAASGFIYYVSLRGVTGAANLDVREVTAKLREIRAHTKLPLGVGFGIGSPEAAAEVAVVADAVIVGSAVVRRMEEMAANPDKILNEVPAFIARLREAMDRATLTPTSATGASR, via the coding sequence ATGTCACGCATCGCGCAGAAATTCGAGGCCTTGAAGCAGGATGGCCGCCGCGCCCTCATACCTTATATAACGGCGGGCGACCCCGCGCCGTGGGTGACGGTGCCGTTGATGCACGCGCTGGTCAAAAGCGGCGCGGATGTCCTGGAGCTGGGCGTGCCGTTCTCCGACCCGATGGCCGACGGCCCGGTGATCCAGCGCGCCGCCGAGCGCGCCCTGAAACATCACGTCAGCCTCGCGCAGGTACTGGCGCTGGTGCGCGAGTTCCGCGACAAGGACAACCTCACGCCGGTGGTGCTCATGGGCTATCTCAATCCCATCGAGGCCATGGGTTACACGCGCTTTGCCACCGAGGCCGCCGATGCCGGCGTGGACGGCGTGCTCACCGTGGACCTGCCGCCGGAAGAGGCGGAGGCCCTGCAGTCCGCGCTCAAGCCGCGACACCTGGATACCATTTTCCTGCTGTCCCCGACCAGCCCGGCCGAGCGCATCAGGCTCATCGCCCGGGCCGCGAGCGGGTTTATCTATTATGTCTCGCTGCGCGGCGTGACCGGGGCGGCCAACCTGGATGTGCGCGAGGTGACGGCCAAACTCAGGGAAATCCGCGCCCATACGAAGCTGCCCCTCGGCGTCGGCTTCGGCATCGGCAGCCCCGAGGCCGCGGCCGAGGTCGCCGTGGTGGCCGATGCCGTCATCGTCGGCAGCGCCGTGGTCCGGCGCATGGAGGAAATGGCGGCGAATCCGGATAAAATCCTGAATGAGGTGCCGGCCTTCATCGCCCGCTTGCGCGAGGCCATGGACCGCGCCACTCTGACCCCGACTTCCGCCACCGGAGCAAGCCGATGA
- the accD gene encoding acetyl-CoA carboxylase, carboxyltransferase subunit beta: MSWFDKLVPPKIKSQTGVKKTSVPEGLWKKCPACATVLYNAEIESNLDVCPKCAHHMRIGARRRLDIFLDPEPRTEIGATLFPVDPMKFKDTKKYRDRLAEAQQTTGERDALIVVEGALKGMPLVAGAFEFGFMGGSMGAVVGERFVRGVNTCLEKKIPLVCFSASGGARMQEALMSLMQMAKTSAALTHLSDAGIPFVSVLTDPTMGGVSASFAMLGDINVAEPRALIGFAGPRVIEQTVRQKLPEGFQRSEFLVDHGAIDLIIDRREMRDKLASLLAMLTRQPAPAGQPSRTPETESGISESP, translated from the coding sequence ATGAGCTGGTTCGACAAGCTGGTCCCGCCCAAGATCAAGAGCCAGACCGGCGTCAAAAAGACCTCGGTGCCCGAGGGCCTGTGGAAAAAATGCCCCGCCTGCGCCACGGTGCTGTACAACGCCGAGATCGAAAGCAACCTCGACGTCTGCCCCAAGTGCGCGCATCACATGCGCATCGGCGCGCGCCGGCGGCTCGACATTTTTCTCGATCCGGAACCGCGCACCGAAATCGGCGCGACCCTGTTCCCGGTCGATCCCATGAAGTTCAAGGACACCAAGAAATACCGCGACCGCCTGGCCGAGGCGCAGCAGACCACCGGCGAGCGCGACGCGCTGATTGTTGTGGAAGGTGCACTCAAGGGCATGCCGCTGGTGGCGGGCGCCTTCGAGTTCGGCTTCATGGGCGGCTCCATGGGTGCGGTGGTGGGCGAGCGCTTCGTGCGCGGCGTGAACACGTGCCTGGAAAAGAAAATCCCGCTGGTGTGTTTTTCCGCCAGCGGCGGGGCGCGCATGCAGGAGGCGCTGATGTCGCTGATGCAGATGGCCAAGACCAGCGCCGCGCTGACGCACCTGAGCGACGCCGGCATCCCGTTCGTTTCGGTGCTGACGGACCCGACCATGGGCGGTGTGTCGGCCAGTTTCGCCATGCTGGGCGATATCAACGTGGCCGAACCGCGCGCGCTCATCGGCTTCGCCGGCCCGCGCGTGATCGAGCAGACCGTGCGCCAGAAGCTGCCCGAGGGCTTCCAGCGCTCGGAATTCCTGGTGGATCACGGCGCCATTGACCTCATCATCGACCGGCGCGAAATGCGTGACAAGCTCGCCAGCCTGCTGGCGATGCTGACGCGCCAGCCCGCGCCCGCCGGCCAGCCGTCCCGGACTCCGGAAACCGAATCCGGGATCTCCGAATCCCCCTGA
- the folC gene encoding bifunctional tetrahydrofolate synthase/dihydrofolate synthase, producing MELGLERVHAVLDNMGLRRPPYAAIAITGTNGKGSTTAMCEAILRRAGYKVGAYTSPHLIAYNERVRLDGRDATDAELCGAFERIEAARGTVPLTYFEFGTLAAFDLFRSANIDIAVLEVGMGGRLDAVNAIDPDVSIVTAVDIDHVAWLGSTREAIGREKAGIFRAGRAAICGDPNPPAIIAAEAARIGARLLQVGHDFQIERSNTDWTWRSGERLRAGLPHPSLRGDYQLYNAACALTALEALVDRFPVTQADVREGLLSGVIPGRFQVLPGRPMCVLDVAHNAQAARSLAATLKQQRIEGRTLAVFGMLKDKDIVSVVGPLAELVDRWYPASLHLPRGATAVQLVEALTAAGVPAPAQTFDDVHQAWATARRDAGEADRIVVFGSFHTVGDILAALGKA from the coding sequence ATCGAGCTCGGGCTCGAACGGGTGCACGCCGTGCTCGACAACATGGGACTGCGCCGCCCGCCGTACGCCGCCATCGCCATCACCGGCACCAACGGCAAGGGCTCGACCACGGCCATGTGCGAAGCCATCCTGCGCCGCGCCGGTTACAAGGTCGGCGCCTACACCTCGCCGCATCTCATCGCCTACAACGAGCGGGTTCGCCTTGACGGCCGCGACGCCACCGACGCTGAGCTGTGCGGCGCCTTCGAGCGCATCGAGGCCGCGCGCGGGACGGTGCCGCTGACCTATTTCGAATTCGGGACCCTCGCCGCCTTCGACCTGTTTCGGTCCGCGAACATCGACATCGCGGTGCTGGAGGTCGGCATGGGCGGGCGGCTCGACGCCGTCAACGCCATCGACCCCGATGTTTCCATCGTCACGGCCGTGGATATCGATCACGTCGCCTGGCTCGGTTCGACGCGCGAGGCCATCGGCCGCGAGAAGGCCGGGATTTTCCGTGCCGGTCGCGCGGCGATCTGCGGCGATCCGAATCCGCCGGCAATCATCGCCGCCGAGGCCGCGCGTATCGGCGCCAGGCTGTTGCAGGTCGGACATGATTTCCAAATCGAGCGCAGCAACACGGACTGGACCTGGCGCAGCGGCGAGCGCCTGCGCGCCGGCCTGCCGCATCCCTCGCTGCGCGGTGATTACCAGCTGTACAACGCCGCCTGCGCGCTGACGGCGCTCGAGGCGCTCGTGGATCGTTTCCCGGTGACGCAGGCGGATGTCCGCGAAGGGCTGCTGTCCGGCGTGATCCCGGGCCGCTTCCAGGTGCTGCCCGGGCGGCCGATGTGCGTGCTGGACGTGGCGCACAACGCGCAGGCGGCGCGCTCGCTGGCGGCGACATTGAAACAGCAGCGTATCGAGGGCCGCACGCTCGCGGTGTTTGGCATGCTCAAGGACAAGGACATTGTTTCAGTTGTCGGCCCGCTGGCGGAGCTGGTGGATCGCTGGTATCCGGCGAGCCTGCACCTGCCGCGCGGGGCCACGGCGGTGCAACTGGTCGAGGCGCTGACGGCGGCGGGCGTGCCCGCACCCGCGCAGACATTCGACGACGTGCACCAGGCCTGGGCCACCGCCCGGCGTGACGCCGGCGAGGCGGACCGCATCGTCGTCTTTGGCTCCTTTCACACGGTCGGTGATATACTGGCCGCTCTCGGAAAAGCGTGA
- a CDS encoding SPOR domain-containing protein, which yields MADRDDARPEFNPKHRIVGAIVLVALVVIFVPMILSGREPPPELKGEREAPPRAEVTETRMVVTPVPVEDPKPPESSDAVKVVQVPVEPMPVPETKSALPAEKPAEAKKPEPASVKTAAVKPEDGWMVQVGTFTNLQNAARLRDKLKTLGHSVHADSVTVSGKKAMRLRVGPFADRAKADKAQALIRKETGVTGVVQSPS from the coding sequence ATGGCGGACAGAGACGACGCCCGTCCCGAATTCAACCCCAAACACCGCATTGTCGGCGCGATCGTACTGGTCGCGCTGGTGGTGATTTTCGTGCCCATGATCCTGAGCGGGCGTGAGCCGCCGCCGGAACTCAAGGGCGAGCGCGAAGCGCCGCCGCGCGCGGAAGTCACCGAGACCAGGATGGTCGTTACACCGGTGCCTGTAGAAGATCCGAAACCGCCGGAAAGCAGCGATGCGGTGAAAGTTGTGCAGGTGCCGGTCGAGCCCATGCCCGTGCCGGAGACCAAATCCGCTTTGCCGGCGGAGAAGCCGGCCGAGGCGAAAAAACCGGAGCCGGCCTCGGTTAAAACCGCCGCCGTGAAACCCGAAGACGGCTGGATGGTGCAGGTCGGCACCTTCACCAATCTCCAGAACGCCGCGCGCCTGCGCGACAAGCTCAAGACGCTGGGGCATTCGGTGCACGCGGATTCGGTCACGGTCAGCGGCAAGAAGGCCATGCGCCTGCGCGTCGGGCCGTTCGCCGACCGCGCCAAAGCGGACAAGGCGCAGGCGCTGATCCGCAAGGAAACCGGCGTGACCGGTGTGGTGCAGTCGCCTTCGTGA
- a CDS encoding CvpA family protein, which produces MNGFDLLILATLALFVALGAWRGLLSEAISLLTWVLACVLAWFYAAPLSRLLRGLVQDEALRQLSAFVLIFAVVFVLGVVASWLLHKYFPLRRGFRLANTVLGGLVGAARGAVVVVVVFLVAGLTPFPQRDWWRESAMAPVFERAALYVAGYIPRDIAQHIRYG; this is translated from the coding sequence ATGAACGGTTTTGATCTGCTGATCCTTGCCACGCTCGCGCTCTTCGTCGCGCTTGGCGCCTGGCGCGGCCTGCTGAGCGAGGCGATTTCGCTGCTGACCTGGGTGCTGGCCTGCGTGCTGGCCTGGTTTTATGCCGCACCGCTGTCGCGCCTGTTGCGGGGCCTGGTACAGGACGAGGCGCTGCGCCAGTTGTCCGCCTTCGTGCTGATCTTTGCCGTGGTGTTTGTGCTGGGCGTGGTAGCTTCGTGGCTGCTGCACAAGTATTTCCCTCTCCGGCGCGGCTTCCGGCTCGCCAATACCGTGCTCGGCGGCCTGGTGGGCGCGGCGCGCGGCGCCGTGGTGGTTGTCGTGGTATTCCTCGTCGCCGGCCTGACGCCGTTCCCCCAGCGCGACTGGTGGCGCGAGTCCGCGATGGCGCCGGTTTTCGAGCGCGCCGCGCTCTATGTAGCAGGCTATATCCCGCGTGATATTGCCCAGCACATCCGCTACGGCTAG
- the purF gene encoding amidophosphoribosyltransferase, translated as MCGIIGILGKSPANQALYDGLLVLQHRGQDAAGILTCDDNRIHLRKDNGQVRDVFQERHMLGLKGNMGIGHVRYPTAGCDSPAEAQPFYVNSPYGLALAHNGNLTNADQLKDELYREDLRHINTDSDSEILLNVFAHELQAVAKLRLAPEHIFKAVSAVHRRCRGAYAVTMLVTGFGILAYRDPWGIRPLVYGKRETDQGTEYMFASESVALDVVGFDLVRDVAPGECIMVDVNGQVHSQQCAEKPIHAPCIFEFVYFARPDSMMDGIYVHKTRLRMGERLAGKIKRVWPDHDIDVVIPIPDTSRTAALQMAYELDLPYREGFIKNRYIGRTFIMPGQAERKKSVRQKLNAIDVEFRRKNVLLVDDSIVRGTTSKQIIQMARDAGARKVYFASAAPPVRFPNVYGIDMPSRQELIGHNRTEAQIAEAIGADKLIYQDLEDLIEAAREGNPKIQKFDASCFNGEYITGDVTPAYLDRVENQRNDSAKNTRSGGQSGNDLVTAEVLTFPR; from the coding sequence ATGTGCGGAATCATCGGCATTCTCGGTAAATCCCCGGCAAACCAGGCCCTTTACGACGGCCTGCTCGTGTTGCAACACCGCGGCCAGGACGCCGCCGGCATCCTCACCTGCGACGACAACCGCATCCACCTGCGCAAGGACAACGGCCAGGTACGTGACGTGTTCCAGGAACGCCACATGCTCGGCCTCAAGGGCAACATGGGCATCGGTCACGTGCGCTATCCCACCGCCGGCTGCGACTCGCCGGCCGAGGCCCAGCCGTTTTACGTGAACTCCCCCTACGGCCTGGCGCTGGCGCACAATGGAAATCTCACGAATGCAGATCAACTCAAGGACGAGCTGTACCGCGAGGACCTGCGGCACATCAACACCGACTCCGATTCCGAAATCCTGCTCAATGTGTTCGCGCATGAATTGCAGGCGGTCGCCAAGCTGCGGCTGGCGCCGGAGCATATCTTCAAGGCCGTGTCCGCCGTGCACCGGCGCTGCCGCGGCGCCTACGCCGTGACCATGCTGGTCACCGGTTTCGGCATCCTCGCGTACCGCGATCCCTGGGGCATCCGCCCGCTGGTGTACGGCAAGCGCGAGACCGACCAGGGCACGGAATACATGTTTGCCTCCGAGTCCGTCGCGCTCGACGTGGTGGGCTTCGACCTGGTGCGCGACGTCGCGCCGGGCGAGTGCATCATGGTGGATGTGAACGGGCAGGTGCACAGCCAGCAGTGCGCCGAGAAGCCGATACATGCCCCATGTATTTTCGAATTTGTTTATTTTGCCCGTCCCGACTCGATGATGGACGGCATCTACGTGCACAAAACACGCCTGCGCATGGGCGAGCGCCTCGCCGGCAAGATCAAGCGCGTCTGGCCCGACCACGACATCGACGTGGTGATCCCGATCCCCGACACCTCGCGCACCGCGGCCCTGCAGATGGCCTACGAGCTCGACCTGCCGTACCGCGAGGGCTTCATCAAGAACCGCTACATCGGCCGCACCTTCATCATGCCGGGCCAGGCCGAGCGCAAGAAATCGGTGCGCCAGAAACTGAACGCCATCGACGTCGAGTTCCGCCGCAAGAACGTGCTGCTGGTGGACGACTCCATCGTGCGCGGCACGACCTCCAAGCAGATCATCCAGATGGCGCGTGACGCCGGCGCGCGCAAGGTGTACTTCGCCTCGGCCGCGCCGCCGGTGCGCTTCCCCAACGTGTACGGTATCGATATGCCGTCGCGCCAGGAGCTGATCGGCCACAATCGCACGGAAGCGCAGATCGCCGAGGCCATCGGCGCCGACAAGCTGATTTATCAGGACCTCGAAGACCTGATCGAGGCCGCGCGCGAGGGCAATCCCAAGATCCAGAAGTTCGACGCTTCCTGCTTCAACGGCGAGTACATCACCGGCGACGTCACACCGGCCTACCTCGACCGCGTCGAGAACCAGCGCAACGATTCCGCCAAGAACACCCGCAGCGGTGGACAGAGCGGCAACGATCTGGTCACCGCCGAAGTGCTGACATTTCCGCGGTAA
- a CDS encoding Crp/Fnr family transcriptional regulator, which produces MSQPVQADLVRASALGDELDKPEAEALAALMGSRTLKDGETLVREGGPERTLFVLVAGQLAVSNTRDGTEQVAYMMNKGECAGARSFVDAMPRRTTLRAVGPATVYTLAPDRFETLIATHPRIVYKVMRAMFRITHANLLRMNQETQQLTDYVTRTHGRY; this is translated from the coding sequence ATGAGCCAGCCAGTGCAAGCCGATCTCGTGCGCGCCTCCGCGCTGGGCGACGAACTCGACAAACCCGAGGCCGAGGCCCTGGCCGCCCTGATGGGCAGCCGCACGCTGAAAGACGGCGAGACGCTCGTGCGTGAAGGCGGTCCGGAACGCACCCTGTTCGTGCTGGTGGCGGGCCAGCTCGCCGTGAGCAATACCCGCGACGGCACCGAGCAGGTCGCCTACATGATGAACAAGGGCGAGTGCGCCGGCGCGCGCTCGTTCGTCGACGCCATGCCGCGCCGCACCACCCTGCGCGCCGTCGGTCCGGCCACGGTGTACACGCTCGCGCCCGACCGCTTCGAGACGCTCATCGCCACTCACCCGCGCATCGTCTACAAGGTCATGCGCGCGATGTTCCGCATCACGCACGCCAACCTGCTGCGCATGAACCAGGAGACGCAGCAGCTCACCGACTACGTGACCCGGACCCACGGGCGCTACTGA